DNA from Gramella sp. MAR_2010_147:
TATATCTTTGAACCTTCAAAATTAGAGATTGTTAAAGACCTAATCCCGAAGTCGCTAAAAATGCAATTATTTAAAGCGCTTAGAGATTCTTTTGCTTCAGAACATGGTGCACGTATGACGGCCATGCACAAAGCGACAGAGAATGCTACAGAGCTTCGAGATGATCTTAAACTTTCTTATAACAAAGCAAGACAGGCTTCTATTACTAATGAGATCCTGGAGATCGTTGGTGGTGCTGAAGCATTGAATGGATAATATATTCCGTCATGCTGAATTTATTTCAGCATCTCTTAGATCCTGAAACAAGTTCAGGATGACATACCAAATAATAAAGCCCTCATTTTTGAGGGTTTTTTTATTTGGTATGCCTTTTGTTTTTATAACTTCAAATCTTAAAATCAAACGATATGAAAAATGCACTACACTTAATGGCAGGAATCTTTGTTCTTACTCTCTTTGCTTCCTGCGGAAGCAATAAAGATCTTCAGGAACGGGCGCCCGCTCAGTTTAATGATGTTTATTATACTTACAATTCAGATGGTTTACAGTTAAATATCCCTGTTGCCGCAATTCAGGACGAAAGAATAAACATGGAAGCAGTATATTTTCATGGGATGAAATCTAAATTAAATAAGAGCAAAGAAAAATCGAATTTATATGTGGCAAATTTCCATATGGGAACAGAAGATATGGTAATGCATGAAGATCCAAAGAAGGAATATGGAAACAAACCGCCTCAAATGCCAGAAGAAAGTCCTTTTTCAATTGAAGATGATGAAGCTATTCTTGTATTTACTCAAAATGATAAGGTTAAATATTTTAAACTAACAGGAATTGTAGAAAAGGAATAAGACTAAAACTTTTATACTGCTTATTTATTCAGATATTTGTATTAAACCAACCTACTCCTGTTGAGTACTTTTAAGAAACTCTTTCAGCAAACTTTTATCTATGGTTTGGCAACGGTGTTGCCAAGAATGCTCAGTTTCTTATTAGTTCCATTATACACCGAAATTTTACCGAAAGAACAATACGGTGAAATTTCGGTGATTTTTGCCTATTTCGTTCTGTTCAATGTTATTCTGGCTTATGGAATGGAAACCGCTTTTTTTCGATTTTACAGTAAACATTCCAGTAAGTCTGAAGTTTTAAGTACCTCTGGGATATCTCTGGTTGTATCTTCAATAATTTTCTTTTCAATCGCATTCATTTCTCAGGGTTGGATCTCGTCAATTTCGGGAATTCCATTGCAGTATATTCAACTTGCCATCTGGATTTTATTACTCGATGCTTTAGTGATTATCCCCTTTGCATGGTTGAGAGCTTCAGAAAAACCCATGCGATATGCAATTATTAAGATATTGAATGTTGCAGTGAATTTAGGGTTGAATGTTTTCTTTCTGCTGTACCTCAAAGGTCTGGCTGAGGGATCAGAAATTTTTGAAACCATATATATACCAGATTTCGAGATTAGCTATGTTTTCATTGCCAATTTAATCGCAAGTGCACTTACTTTATTATTGATGTTCCCGTTCTATATAAAGATTGATTTTAAATTTAATTCAGCTTTATGGAAATCAATGATGAGATATGCTTTTCCTGTGCTTATTGCCGGAATAGCTTTTTCCATCAATGAAGTTTTTGACAGACTTATGCTGGATTATTTATTACCAGCCGATATTGCCAGGTCTGAAATTGGAGCCTATTCTGCCTGTTATAAACTGGCACTGTTCATGACCCTTTTCGCAACAGCTTTCAGGCTTGGCATAGAACCTTTCTTTTTTAGCCATGCAGAATCGAAGAATGCAGCTCAAACTTATGCTCAGATTACCAATTATTTTGTTGTCTTTGGAAGCTTAATTTTGGTAGGGGTCATTGTATTTATAGATCTTTTGAAATTAGTTCTAATTCAGGATGAAACATACTGGGAGGCAATGGAGATCGTTCCGTTAATTCTTCTGGCAAATTTGTTTTTAGGAATATATCACAACCTTTCGGTGTGGTACAAGATTACAGATCGCACGAAATTTGGAGGCTATATCTCCGTTGCCGGTGCAATACTTACCATTGCATTAAACTTATTGCTTATTCCTTTAATAAGCTATACCGGATCTGCGATTGCAACACTGGCAGCATACGGATTAATGATGCTACTCTCATTTTATTTTGGTCAGAAGTATTATCCAATTCCATATGACCTTAAAAAAATAGGAGGATATCTTTCCCTGTCTATATTTATTTCGGCTCTATCATTTTATATATTCCGCGGAAATTATTTTGTTGGAATACCGTTATTATTACTATTTATCGGGATAGTCTATTTCTCAGAAAAAAAACAAATTCTCGAAATCATACAATCTTAGTTCATGGATATAAAAATTATAAACAAGTCGGCACATAAACTGCCGCATTACGAAACCGATTTTTCAGCAGGAATGGACCTTCGCGCTAATATTGAAGAACCTATTACCTTAAAACCTTTGGAAAGAGCCATCGTTAAAACCGGACTTTTTATGGAATTGCCGTTAGGTTTTGAAGCGCAGGTAAGACCACGAAGCGGCCTGGCTGCTAAAAAAGGAATCACCGTTCTAAACGCACCTGGCACAATTGATGCCGATTATCGCGGAGAAATAGGAGTGATCCTTGTAAATTTGTCTAATGAAGATTTTGTAGTGAATAATGGCGAAAGAGTTGCCCAGATGGTCATTGCAAAACATGAACATATTTCCTGGGAAGAAGTAGAAATCCTTGGTGAAACTACACGTGGAGCTGGCGGATTTGGAAGTACAGGGCACAAATAAAAATTAATTTAAAAAATTGAAATGAAAATTATCGTACCAATGGCCGGTCGTGGCTCACGACTGCGTCCACATACTTTAACCGTACCAAAACCGTTAATTCCTATAGCCGGTAAGCCAATTGTGCATCGTTTAGTAGAAGATATCGCAAAGGTGTTAGATGAAAAGATTGATGAAGTTGCTTTTATAATTGGCGAAGACTTTGGTGAGCAGGTAGAAAAAGACCTTATGAAGATCGCCAACAGTCTTGGTGCTAAAGGTACGATCTATTATCAGGATAAACCCCTGGGAACCGGTCATGCCATTATGTGTGCAAAGGAATCGCTTAGCGGACCAGCAGTGGTTGCTTATGCTGATACTCTTTTTAAGGCCGATTTTAATCTTGACAAAGAAGCAGATGCCGTGATGTGGGTTAAAAAGGTAGAGAATCCTTCTGCTTTTGGAGTAGTGAAACTCAATCAAAATAATGAGATCACAGATCTGGTGGAGAAGCCTGAAGAATTTGTTTCAGATCTGGCAGTTATCGGGATCTATTATTTCAAAGATGTGGAAGTCTTGAAAAATGAACTTCAAAACGTATTGGATGCAAAATTAACTCGTGGAGGAGAATACCAGATAAATGACGGAATTGAGGCAATGCGTAAGAACGGCTTAAGATTTGTACCCGGTAAGGTAGATGAATGGATGGACTGCGGAAACAAGAATGTAACTGTAGAGACCAACGGCAGAATGCTTAATTTCCTCCATAAAGATGGCGAGAAACTAATTTCAGATTCAGTAAAGATCAAAGACTCTGAAATTACAGAGCCTTGCTATATCGGTGAAAATGTGGAGCTGATCAATGCGAAAATCGGACCTAATGTTTCTATAGGTGATGGGACTAAAGTTGAGAATTCGACGATTAAGAATAGTCTTATCCAGACATTTGCAGATGTAAAGAACGCAAAGCTGGATAATGCCATGATTGGAAACCATGCTAAATTCGATGGGGAATTCACTCAAATTAGCATTGGAGACTATTCGGTTTTAGAGTAAAAACATAATGATGAAGAACCTGTTTATCATCCTGATAATGGCCATGCTGGCACTTCCTGCTAATTCACAGGAATTGCCTCAGCTTTTTCAGGATGTTAGCCAGGATGATCTTGGAAATGTGAGTGATGAGTTTCAGGAATTATTCTTTGAGGCTCTAAAGCAGAAAGGCATTGAAAATTATGAAAAAGCGATCATTGCTTTAGAAAAATGCCTTAAGCTGGATACAGAAAAATCGGTGGTCTATTTTGAATTAGGCAAAAACTATCAGGAACTAGAACAGTTTGATAATGCTATTAGCAATTTCAAAAAGGCAAGTGAATTGGAACCTCAAAAAGAGTCTATTCTGGTTTATCTTTTCCAGACCTATGGAATGAACGAGGATTTTGAAGGGGCAATAGCCACTTTAAAAAAACTTATCCCGATTGATGAGTCTTATAAAGAAGATCTTGCCAATGTTTATTTGCTGAATGAAAATTACGATGAAGCTTTGAACTTGTTAGATGAGCTTGATACAAAACTAGGAGCTAATTCTTACCGAAACTCATTAAGACGTCAAATCTTTGCTCGCACAAAAAACACAGGTGCGCAAATAGAAAATCTACAGCAGGGAATTTCCAACAATCCCGATGTTGAGCAAAATTATCTCAATCTAATTTATATCTATAGCGAAAACGGTGATAATGAAGAGGCTTTCAAAGTCGCCCAGGAGCTTTTAGAGACCAATCCCGGTTCTACGCTTGCTCACCTGGCACTTTATAAGTTTTATCTGGATAAAGGCAATACAAAAGCTGCAGTGGCTTCTATGAAGATCGTTTTTGAAAGTGAAGAAATAGATCCGGAATCAAAATTTAAGGTGTTGAATGATTTTCTAAATTTTGTTCAGCAAAATCCAGAATATGAAGAAGACCTTATTGAGGTAGCCGGGAAACTTTCAGAATGGGAAAACGCTCCTAAATTATACGAACAGCTTGGAAGCTATTATCTGAAAAAAAATAATAGGGAAGATGCGCTAAAGTTTTTTGAATTAGGATTAAAAGAGAATCCTGAAAACTTTGAATTAACAAAGAATACGCTTCTTTTGCAATTGGAATTTGGCAATTTTGAGGCAGCCAAAGATTTGAGCAATGAAGCCTTGGAAGGTTTTCCTTCTCAGCCAATGCTTTACCTTTTTCAGGCGGTGGCTCTCAATAAATTAATGCAATACGAAGCCGCTGAAGAAAGTTTACTGGACGGGCTGGATTATTTAATTGACGACAGGCTTATGGAGATTGATTTCTATTCCCAGCTTGCCATAAGTTACAGTGGTATGAAAAATGCAGATAAAGCTGGAGAATATCGCCAGAAGGCAGAAAATATAAAAAAAGAAATTAACTGATGTTAAAGAGAATAGTTGCCCTTATCCTACTTTCAACTTTTGTAATCTCCTGTGGCAGCAGGAGATCTGCAGGAAAAATCGCTACAAAAAATGCAGAAGCAGTTTCTGTAATTAAAAAGCATTATACTTCTGAAACTAATTTTAAAACAGCATCTGGAAAGCTACGTGCAGTTTATAAGGATGACGAAAAAACACAGTCTGTAAACCTTAGTTTCAGGATGGAAAAAGATAAGGCAATCTGGATGAGTGCCAGTATTCTTGGGTTTCCAGTGGCCAAGGCCTATATCACACCCACCAGTGTAAGTTATTATGAAAAGGTGACCCAAACTTATTTTGACGGAGACTTCAGGCTTGTTAGTGATTTTCTGGGCACTCCCCTGGATTTTCAAAAACTTCAGAATTTATTGATAGGGCAGGCGATTTACGATCTGCGTGAAGAGGAATATGATTTTATGCAGTCGCCACGTGGTTTTCAATTTGTAAAAGATGAAAAAACGATGATGAAAAAAATGTTTCTGCTGAACTTCTCTAATTATAAGGCTGAAGCCCAACAATTAATTCAGGATGATGAAAATCGTGGATTAACGGTGACGTATTCAGATTACCAGGAGGTAGACGGTTTGATATTTCCAGAGAATATTAAGATCATCGCCAATGAAGGAGGTTCAAGTACGAATATTCACCTTACGTATAGAAATATTTCATTTAATGAGGAAGTTAGTTTCCCTTTTGATATCCCATCCGGTTACGAAGAAATCAGTTTAAAATGATTGAACTAAAGTTTTCAAGATCACTATTTTTCTTGTTGTTTTTATTTTTCGGCTATAATTTGTCTAATGCCCAGACCAATCGTGAAGATCTCGAAAAACGAAGGATTGAGTTGCGGAATGAAATAAGCCGAATCAATGAACTTCGAATTTCAAATCAGAAGAAACAGCGGTCAGTGCTGGGTCAGGTGGAAGATTTGAATCAGCAGATCAAAAGCACAGAGGATCTTATTAAACTTACCAATCAGCAGGCGAATCTTCTAAACAGGGAGATCAATACCAATACTAATAAGATTGGGCAGTTAAGAAAAGAACTTGAAAAGCTTAAAGAGGATTATGCCCGGATGATTGAAAAGTCATATAAAAGTAAATCCCAGCAAAGCAGGGTGATGTTCCTGTTATCGTCTAAGAACTTTTTGCAGGCATATAAGCGTCTTCAGTATATGAAACAGTATACGAACTACCGAAAGCAGCAGGGAGAAGAAATAAAGGCAAATACAAAGGAATTACAGGAGCTTAATGCGAGACTTGTTCAGCAGAAAGAAGAAAAGGAGAAGCTTATCGCCGAAAACCGGAAAACCAGGGCACAGCTTGAGGAAAACAGGAAATCCCAGCAAACGCTTATGGCGACTATTAGAAAGCGTGAGGGAGAATTTGCCACCCAAATTAGAAAAAAGCAAAGTGAGATCGATGAGATAGACCGTGCGATAGATAAAATGATCAGGGAGTCTATAGCAAAAGCGAATAAGGAAAGCGGCAGCGGTTCAACTTCCAGAAGTACTTTTGAATTGACTCCGGCAGCGAAGGCGCTTGCAGCCGATTTTAATAATAATAAGGGGAAATTGCCATGGCCCGTTAAATCTGGGGTGGTTACCATGCGATTTGGTAAACAGCCACACCCGGTGGTACGATCTGTAATGGTAAACAACAATGGGGTTAGAATAGATACCGATAAGGGTGGGAAAGCTCGTGCGGTTTTCAACGGAACGGTTAGTGAAGTGCAGGCAGTAAAAGGAGCCAATCAGGCGGTAATGGTGAGACATGGAGATTATATAACCATTTATAATAACCTTGAAGAAGTTTACGTCAAGAGAGGGGATACCGTAACTACGGAGCAGGAAATTGGAGAAATTGCCACCAGCAGGACCACAGGGAAGACCACCCTACACTTTTTACTTTACAGGAATGATCAAAAAATGGATCCTGCAGATTGGATCTATAGAATGTGAAATCTTAAATAATTAAAGGATTTATTCTTCGAAAAGAGCTTTTAGCTCAGTAGCATCTTTCGGCTTCATTTTGCCCGCAAGCACTAAACTCAATTGTTTTCTTCTTAAAGCAGCTTCATAGCGTTCCTTTTCCAGATCGGTTTCTGGTTTGAGAGCAGGAATTTGAATAGGTGTCCCGGTTTCATCCACAGCAACAAAGGTATAAATAGCTTCGTTAGCTTTGGTTCTACGACCACTTTCACGATCTTCTACCCAAACATCTATGTAGATCTCCATGGAGCTCTTAAAAGCTCTGGAAACAACAGCTTCAACAGTTACCACACTTCCCAATGGAATAGACTTATTGAAAGCGACATGATTCACAGAGGCTGTCACCACAATTCTTCGGCTATGCCTTCTTGCAGCGATACTGGCAGCCCGATCCATACGAGCAAGCAATTCACCTCCAAACAGGTTGTTCAGGGGATTGGTTTCACTAGGTAAAACAAGATCGGTTAACGTAGTACGTGATTCGCTTGGTGATTTGGCCTCCATATCAATTTTTTTGCAAAAGTAAGAAGGATTATAGAGGTTATGCCGTTAAGAAAGTATTAAAGTTCCTGAACCAATAGCCAGGCCGCTTCATTCGTTCTTTTCACTTCGTAAAGTTTATTGATGGCTTCCCTTCTTCCTTGATGGCTGGAATATACAACCTGGTGAAGTCCATATTTATTGGCTCCAATAAGCCTGGCTTTATGGCCACCTTCTCTTAATTCATCAACCTTTTTCTGAGCGTTTTCTTCAACTCTGAAGGCACCGGCCACAATATGATAATTGCCTGACTGCTTTTCCACTTCGAAAGTAACCGCTGGTAAAGGGTTGTCAATCACAAAAGTAGCCTGCTGGATCTGTTCCTGAAGCTGGCTTTCAGCCTCCTGTTGCTCAGCGATATTGTGTTTGGAAACCTGACTGCTGTAAATATTTAAACCGGCAAAGCTGGAAACGCCAAGAGCTATAAGTCCAATGGCTGCATACTTGAGTAAAGAAGATTTTCTTTTTTCCGGGGTAAATAGAAGAGGAGCTTTTTCCTCGATTTCCTCCACCTGTTTTTTATAAACTTCACGCTGAACAGGAATTGTTTTATAGGAATTCAACCCGAACGACTGCGCTAGGAAATTAATCTCTGTAAAAGGTTCAAATTGGAGCTTATCTTCAGCATCCAGATAGAATTTTCCAATATTTCCCAATTCTGCTTTAGCTTCGTTCTGCAAGGAATTTTCCAGGTCATACACGAATTCCTGGATCATGTTGTTTGCTGAATTATAGGTTACAGCTTCTGCTTCTGCAATATAATTGGCAAGCAATCCGTCATTCTTGATCAACTGCCTGTTAAAGGAAATCACCTTATTAGGAGGATAGAACTCATTGGATTGTTCGTCTATGTATGCTGACTGCTTTTGCGAAAGGAAAGCACCGAAACCGGGCAATACTACGCATTCGTATCTGTAAAGCAGATCCTGGATGTGGTTGGAAATATTCATTGATCGCAAAAATATAGGTTATTGGCAGTGCTATAAAGTTACCCAAAGATATTTTATTAACAAATGTTTTTTTCTGTAATTTTAATCAAATTCTCCTGAATGAATTCTGAAGACTTAATTTATACCCTTGCACTGCAACATATTCCAAATCTGGGAGATACTACTGCAAAAAAATTGATAAGGCAGTTTGGGAATGCTGAAAATATCTTCAAAGAAAAAAAATCAAATCTTCTTAAAATTGATGGAATTGGCCAGATTAGAATTCAGGAATTACATAATTCTGAACATATACGAGCAGCAGAAAACGAATTAAAATTCATTGAACAACATAATATTCAAACCCATTATTTTAAAGATGACGAGTATCCCGAAAAATTGAAACACTGTTTAGATGGACCAATTTTATTATTCTCTCGAGGGAATATAGATCTGTACAAGAGAAGGATCATAAGTATTGTGGGAACAAGGCAAATTACCCCTCATGGCATTTCCTTTTGTGAAAAACTGATTGAGGATCTCGCAGTGCTGAATCCGGTGATTATCTCAGGGTTTGCTTATGGGGTGGATATTACAGCCCAACGAGCTGCGGTAAAGCACAATCTTCAAACTATTGGCTGTCTAGCGCATGGTCTGAACCAGATATATCCAAAATCCCACAAAAGATACATGTATGATATTGAAGAAAATGGAGGTTTCTTTACCGATTTCTGGAGTACAGATAATTTTGACAGGAATAATTTTTTGAAGCGTAACCGTATTATTGGGGGGCTAAGCGAAGCAACAGTGGTGATTGAAAGCGCTGAAAAAGGGGGAGCTTTGGTCACGGCAGATATTGCGAATTCTTATGACCGGGAAGTTTTTGCGGTGCCGGGAAGACCTACAGATAAATTTAGTCTGGGTTGTAATAATTTAATAAAAGCTCAGCAGGCCCATGTTCTAACCTCTGCAGTAGATCTTGCCTATATTTTAAACTGGGAAATTGAAGAAAAACAAGAACCTGTTCAGAAACAACTATTCATAGAGCTGGAGAAAGATGAGCAAAGACTCTATGAATTCCTTAAACTACAAGGTAAAACAGAATTAGACCAGGTAGCGCTCAACTGTAATTTCCCAACTTTTAAAACGGCTTCCTTATTACTGAATATGGAATTAAAAGGCGTTATAAGACCATTACCGGGGAAACTCTTTGAAGTGATCTAGTAGCCAGCTTTTTTTCTTACTTTTTTCAGGACTTTATTTGCAACCATCCTGGCTTTTTCAGCTCCAATTTTTAAAGCCTTATCAACCTCTTCAAGGTTGTTAATATAATACTCGTATTTTTCACGGGGTTGCTCAAATTTATCCTTAACGAGGTCAAAAAGTGCCTGTTTTGCATGTCCGTAGCCATAGCCACCAGCTTCATAGTTCTTGCGCATTTCAGCAGTTTGTTCTGTTGTCGCCATTAATTGATAAAGGGCAAAAACATTACAGGTGTTGGGATTTTTAGGTTCTTCCAGGGGAGTACTGTCTGTATCAATACTCATTATTTGTTTTCTCAGTTTTTTATCGGTCTGGAAAATATTAATTGTATTGTCTTTAGATTTACTCATTTTTGCACCATCGGTTCCAGGTACATACATCGTATCTTTCTGCACCTTCGCTTCAGGCAATACAAATACTTCTCCCATTTTTGCGTGGAACCTGGAAGCTACATCCCTGGTCATTTCAATATGCTGTAGCTGATCTTTTCCAACTGGAACTATTTCAGCATCATACAATAGAATATCTGCAGCCATTAACATGGGGTAGGAGAACAAACCACTATTTACATCTTCAAGCCTGTCTGCCTTATCCTTAAAAGAATGAGCTAACGTGAGTCTTTGGTATGGAAAAAAACAGCTTAAATACCATGAAAGTTCAGTAACCTGAGGGATATCACTCTGGCGATAAAAAACGCTTCTTTCAATGTCAAGACCACAGGCTAACCAGGTTGCCGCAACAGAATAGGTGTTTTGCCTAAGTATTTCAGCATCCTTTATTTGAGTAAGCGAATGCATATCTGCAATAAAAATAAAAGAATCATTATCAGGTAGATTCGCCATTTCTATTGCCGGGATAATAGCTCCTAAAAGATTTCCAAGGTGAGGGGTTCCGGTACTTTGTACTCCTGTAAGTATTCTAGACATTGACTTCTTGAATTTTCTTGCAAAGGTACTTTTTTTATATAATTCACTCAGTTCATTTTACTACTTTTGGGAATATGAGTTTTATTAAATCGGCACTAATCTTATTATGGCGAATATGGTTCTATGTTTTGATGATCGTGCCCATTCTCATTATGTTGCCTTTTCTCATTGTATTTACTTCTTCTGAAAAATTTTATCCGCAGTTTTTTGTTTGCGCGCGTATCTGGGCGAAAATCATTCTTTTTGGAATGGGTTTTAGAGTTAAAACCAAAGCAGATCAGGTTCCGAAGAAACATAAAAGCTATATGCTGGTGGCGAACCACACTTCGATGGTAGATATTATGCTGATGCTTTCTATAGTAAAACAACCTTTTGTATTTATAGGTAAAAAGGAGCTGGGTAAAATCCCAATTTTCGGCTTTTTCTATCGTCGTACCTGTATTCTTGTAGATAGAAATAACCAAAAAAGCAGATTGGGAGCATTTGAAGAAGCTCAAAGAAGACTTAAACAGGGGAATAGTATTTGTATTTTTCCGGAAGGAGGAGTACCCGGGGATCAATCTATTATTTTAGATCAATTTAAAGATGGCGCTTTCAGACTGGCCATTGAACATCAAATTCCAATTGTGCCTATTACTTTCCATGACAATAAGAAACGCTTTCCCTATAAATTATTTGCTGGAGGACCCGGCACTTTAAGAGTGAAAATTCATCATTTTATTTGTACTGAAGGCCTGGAAGCTACTCAAAGAAAGCAACTAAAAGATCAAACCTATAAGATCATTCTTCGTGAGCTTACAGATCCTGGCACTTGTTAGAACCTAAAGTTGAGCCCGGAGTACACACCAAAGTTTACCGGTTGTACATCGTTTACCCTGTCAAACGTATTAATTTGGTATTTAAAGATAGGTTCAACGCTTATGCTAAATTTATCGGTGAGTTTATAATCCATTCCCAAACCAATATTAGTGCTAAAACTGGTACTATTGATATTGGTCGCTTCTCCAAGGTCCGTTTTTATTTCACCGGAAATTAACTGAACTCTATTATTGTCCAGAAAAAGGCTGCTTCCACCCCCAATAATATTTAGTCCAAATTTCTTATCTATCAGGCTGTACTCCATTTCAAGCGGTATTTCAATATACCCAAATTGCTGATTTAGTTCTCCAGGAGTAACTACAGCTGTTGTGAGTGAATTATTATTTTCCATTCCGCCCATGGGCAAGCCACTATCTGAGGGTGAGTTATCTGTGATCGCAATATTATCTTCCAGCGGACTGATATTTTCAAAACTCGCAGACATTGCAGAGGGAGAATATGAGATATCTCTCACATTTTTGTTAATGTCAATTTTACTTATTCCCGTTCTTATTTTAAGTCGGTTAGAAATTTTATAGGCTATTTTAACACCGTAGGATAATGTTACTTCAGAGGAGTTTGAATTATTAGCCAGTTGATTGGAAAGCTCATTTCCGCTTCCAATATTTTTATAAAAGATAGGAGCAGCGAAAGTAGAGAGTCTCATTTTTTTAGAATCAACCTCGGCAATATTCTCCTCTTCATCTTTGCCTTTTTTCAGTTCATCTTCTACCTGGGCCAGCGCATTTTCTTCTTTTAAAATCGATTCTGTATTAAGAGAGTCGGTTTCAATAGCTTCTGATGCGGCAATTGTGCTGGAAGAATTTTTCCCTAAAACCTCTGAGGGTTCAATAAACTCCTTCCTATCAGCTTTGTATTGATGACTCGAAGTTTCATCATTATCAACGATAGCAGATTCGGTTTTATGCTGTTTCTTTGACAGGGTACTATTTTCGGTAGATTTTTTTGAAACTGAATTGTTTTTGTTGCTGGATATGGCAGTATTAGGTGAAGATCTGTTATTGGAAGCCTTATTCATTTGATCAGTTTCAGAATTCAGATTTTCTTCTTCGGAAGAAAATTGATCTTCAGTATCCACAATTTCATTCGTTTTTTTTGTTGAATCTTTAGCGGGATTATCTTCTTTACTGGTTGCATTTTCAGGATCTTCAAAAACTACTTCTGGTTCACCGGTTATAGTATTTTGACTGTCGGTAAAAAGTAAACCAGCGAGAATTAAAGCCATAACTGCTGCAACTCCTCCAATCTTTAACCATAAAGGTAAAATAAGCGGTCTTTTCCTATCTTTTTTATCAAGTTTTGAAGCAATATTTTCCCAGGCTTTTTCCCCAGGTTCCTTTTCAAAATCCTTGAATTTCTCCTGAAAGATCCGGTCTATGTTTTTCTTTTCTTTCATGTTGATTGAGCCGAATTTTTAAGATGTTCTTTTTTTTCTATTTTTTCCCGTAAAGCCATTCTCGCTCTGGCAAGATT
Protein-coding regions in this window:
- a CDS encoding SPOR domain-containing protein, which encodes MNISNHIQDLLYRYECVVLPGFGAFLSQKQSAYIDEQSNEFYPPNKVISFNRQLIKNDGLLANYIAEAEAVTYNSANNMIQEFVYDLENSLQNEAKAELGNIGKFYLDAEDKLQFEPFTEINFLAQSFGLNSYKTIPVQREVYKKQVEEIEEKAPLLFTPEKRKSSLLKYAAIGLIALGVSSFAGLNIYSSQVSKHNIAEQQEAESQLQEQIQQATFVIDNPLPAVTFEVEKQSGNYHIVAGAFRVEENAQKKVDELREGGHKARLIGANKYGLHQVVYSSHQGRREAINKLYEVKRTNEAAWLLVQEL
- the dprA gene encoding DNA-processing protein DprA, giving the protein MNSEDLIYTLALQHIPNLGDTTAKKLIRQFGNAENIFKEKKSNLLKIDGIGQIRIQELHNSEHIRAAENELKFIEQHNIQTHYFKDDEYPEKLKHCLDGPILLFSRGNIDLYKRRIISIVGTRQITPHGISFCEKLIEDLAVLNPVIISGFAYGVDITAQRAAVKHNLQTIGCLAHGLNQIYPKSHKRYMYDIEENGGFFTDFWSTDNFDRNNFLKRNRIIGGLSEATVVIESAEKGGALVTADIANSYDREVFAVPGRPTDKFSLGCNNLIKAQQAHVLTSAVDLAYILNWEIEEKQEPVQKQLFIELEKDEQRLYEFLKLQGKTELDQVALNCNFPTFKTASLLLNMELKGVIRPLPGKLFEVI
- the trpS gene encoding tryptophan--tRNA ligase, which gives rise to MSRILTGVQSTGTPHLGNLLGAIIPAIEMANLPDNDSFIFIADMHSLTQIKDAEILRQNTYSVAATWLACGLDIERSVFYRQSDIPQVTELSWYLSCFFPYQRLTLAHSFKDKADRLEDVNSGLFSYPMLMAADILLYDAEIVPVGKDQLQHIEMTRDVASRFHAKMGEVFVLPEAKVQKDTMYVPGTDGAKMSKSKDNTINIFQTDKKLRKQIMSIDTDSTPLEEPKNPNTCNVFALYQLMATTEQTAEMRKNYEAGGYGYGHAKQALFDLVKDKFEQPREKYEYYINNLEEVDKALKIGAEKARMVANKVLKKVRKKAGY
- a CDS encoding lysophospholipid acyltransferase family protein, which gives rise to MSFIKSALILLWRIWFYVLMIVPILIMLPFLIVFTSSEKFYPQFFVCARIWAKIILFGMGFRVKTKADQVPKKHKSYMLVANHTSMVDIMLMLSIVKQPFVFIGKKELGKIPIFGFFYRRTCILVDRNNQKSRLGAFEEAQRRLKQGNSICIFPEGGVPGDQSIILDQFKDGAFRLAIEHQIPIVPITFHDNKKRFPYKLFAGGPGTLRVKIHHFICTEGLEATQRKQLKDQTYKIILRELTDPGTC